The Benincasa hispida cultivar B227 chromosome 9, ASM972705v1, whole genome shotgun sequence genome has a segment encoding these proteins:
- the LOC120087171 gene encoding non-specific lipid-transfer protein P5-like — MKQANFKPLQFLVFMMAIACFLEQGKAKFCSNSLISSLVQLIPCRPALSPFHPIPPSILCCNAIKTLGQSCLCALLDAPPVSGVDYNLAMSLPQKCATNFDPCF; from the exons ATGAAACAAGCAAACTTCAAGCCCCTGCAGTTTCTGGTGTTCATGATGGCAATTGCATGCTTTCTGGAGCAAGGTAAAGCCAAGTTCTGTTCTAACAGTCTAATTTCCTCTCTTGTTCAGCTAATTCCTTGTAGGCCTGCACTGTCTCCATTTCACCCGATTCCCCCAAGTATTCTCTGTTGCAATGCCATCAAAACTTTGGGCCAGTCTTGTCTTTGTGCACTGTTGGATGCTCCCCCTGTTTCTGGTGTTGATTACAACCTGGCCATGTCCCTGCCTCAGAAGTGTGCTACAAATTTCGACCCAT GTTTCTAG
- the LOC120085876 gene encoding histone H3.2, translating into MARTKQTARKSTGGKAPRKQLATKAARKSAPATGGVKKPHRFRPGTVALREIRKYQKSTELLIRKLPFQRLVREIAQDFKTDLRFQSSAVAALQEAAEAYLVGLFEDTNLCAIHAKRVTIMPKDIQLARRIRGERA; encoded by the coding sequence ATGGCTCGCACCAAGCAAACCGCCAGAAAATCCACCGGAGGCAAGGCACCAAGGAAGCAACTTGCCACCAAAGCCGCCCGGAAGTCAGCTCCGGCCACCGGCGGAGTGAAGAAGCCCCACCGTTTCCGCCCTGGAACCGTCGCACTTCGTGAAATCCGTAAGTACCAAAAGAGCACTGAGCTTTTGATCCGCAAACTTCCGTTTCAACGGTTGGTTCGTGAAATCGCACAAGATTTCAAGACCGATCTGAGGTTCCAGAGCAGCGCCGTGGCTGCGCTGCAAGAAGCGGCGGAAGCCTACTTGGTTGGTCTGTTTGAAGATACGAATCTTTGTGCGATTCATGCGAAGAGAGTTACGATTATGCCTAAGGACATTCAATTGGCTAGGAGGATTAGAGGGGAAAGGGCTTGA
- the LOC120085875 gene encoding histone H3.2, whose protein sequence is MARTKQTARKSTGGKAPRKQLATKAARKSAPATGGVKKPHRFRPGTVALREIRKYQKSTELLIRKLPFQRLVREIAQDFKTDLRFQSSAVAALQEAAEAYLVGLFEDTNLCAIHAKRVTIMPKDIQLARRIRGERA, encoded by the coding sequence ATGGCTCGCACCAAGCAAACCGCCAGAAAATCTACCGGAGGCAAGGCCCCTAGAAAGCAATTGGCTACCAAAGCTGCCCGGAAGTCAGCTCCTGCCACCGGCGGAGTGAAGAAGCCTCACCGCTTCCGCCCTGGAACCGTCGCACTTCGTGAAATCAGAAAGTACCAAAAGAGCACTGAGCTTTTGATCCGAAAGCTTCCGTTTCAACGTTTGGTTCGTGAAATTGCTCAGGATTTCAAGACTGATCTGAGGTTCCAGAGCAGCGCCGTGGCGGCTCTTCAGGAGGCGGCGGAGGCCTACTTGGTTGGTCTGTTTGAGGATACGAATCTCTGTGCCATTCATGCTAAGAGGGTTACCATTATGCCTAAGGATATTCAATTGGCTAGGAGGATTAGAGGCGAAAGGGCTTAG